A stretch of DNA from Tissierellales bacterium:
TTAGATAGAAGAGAATTAATCGTTTCGCTTAAATTTGGAATAATAGGTATGACATTTTATCACATACTACTATTTAACGCGCTTAAGTATACCACAGCATCAAATGCATCAGTTATAAATGCATCTATGCCCATTTTCACAGCCATATTTGCCATTTTCATACTAGGCGAAAAACTTTCTCTTAAACGATCATTCTTCATATTGACCGCATTTATAGGAGTCGTTTTGACTATAACTAATTGGGATATCGGCATAATATTCTCAAGCAATTTTAACCATGGAGATTTGATTATGCTATGCGCTGCGATTTCTTGGTCTCTATACAGTGTATTTGTAAAAAAAGACACAAAAGATAGTTCATCTTTAAAACTTGCAACTTATTCGTTTTTAATGTGCACTATCATAGTTTCTCCCTTTGCATTAAAAGAAATATTTGTAGACAAAAGCCTCTCTGGCATAGCTCCATCAGCTTACGGCGCTATAGCTTACATGTCTATTTTTCCAACTGTCATAGGCTATACCACGCAGCAGCTATGTATAAAAAACATAGGCCCTAGCACCGCTGCACTATTTATAAACCTAGTTCCAGTATTCTCCATAGCTATGGCAACTGTGATTCTAGGTGAAACTTTAAATCCGCTGAATCTAGTAAGTGCTGGAATCATTATAATCTCTGTGATAGCTTTTACGAAGACAAAAGAAAA
This window harbors:
- a CDS encoding DMT family transporter — its product is MKEHYKYYIAMVFTAILFAGAFIAGKLGVSSFSPVVMTFLRMGLASIIIFPYMCYKEGSNWKLDRRELIVSLKFGIIGMTFYHILLFNALKYTTASNASVINASMPIFTAIFAIFILGEKLSLKRSFFILTAFIGVVLTITNWDIGIIFSSNFNHGDLIMLCAAISWSLYSVFVKKDTKDSSSLKLATYSFLMCTIIVSPFALKEIFVDKSLSGIAPSAYGAIAYMSIFPTVIGYTTQQLCIKNIGPSTAALFINLVPVFSIAMATVILGETLNPLNLVSAGIIIISVIAFTKTKE